The DNA sequence GTACTCGGCCGTCATTCTATCGAGAAGCGTTCGCAGAAGGTCCTCGTCACCTTCCAGGCGCTTGCCATACCGGTCGCCAAGGAAGTGGGCCAGCCTGAGTGCCGCCCCACGAGTGTCTTTCTTTAGATCTTCGTACGTCAAGAAAAGCACGTTAAGCTCGTTCCTAAGCTCGTAACCGGACGCGACATGGTCGAAGTAGTCGCCATAGCCAAAGTCTCCGCGCATGAAGGCGTCGAAGAACTCTTCGAATGTGCCGTCCCGGAACTTGAACATGCTCAATGACGTCGCCATGTGGTAGAATGAGACGCAGGTGTCCCAAGGATTGCGGGCCACGTACACATACTTGGCTTCAGGATTCATCGTGTCCTTGGTGAGAGGTTCGTGAGTGGTGAACAGCCTCACAGGCAGGGGTGACTGCCAGCCTTCGGTCTCCATGCGGCCAATGAAGCGAACATTGCGCAGGAATTCAGTGTGATTGGGCACGGGATCGCCCTCTTTGAGAATGAGTTCGAGAGTGTACATGACCCAATGTGTGCCCGCCTTGGGATATGTGCACTGAACCAAATCTCCTTTCTCCGCACGAAAGTTCAGGCTATTTCTGAAGAGCTCTGGTTCCAGACCTGGGCATCGCGGCACGCCATCGATGATCTGGCAATACGGCTTCCTAGGCGCCATGACACCGGAAAATGTGATGACGACGGGCTCTCTCGAGTGCCAGAAGGCTTTTTCtgggctgcaaaaaaaaaaggaagcaaaggcTGCATGAGAAAAATGTAACCGAATTATATTTACAAAAAAATATCCTTCATGTTGTGACAAAGCTGCCGTAAACTTTCAGCGTAGCAACTGTTAGACTTCCGGTATATAGCGGAAAGGCGTGTGCACAAATTCATCTTGCTTATCATCTGTCTTTATTTCCTACTAAAATGCCAGAGAAAGTATCTGAATTAGCTACAGGTGTTTATTGCGAAAACGGTACCCTTCATTTAAGACATTAGAAGCTTCTTCTACTGCAATCTAAGCAATATTGGTACAAAAGCTTGAGCACACCGGGCGTGAAATTCATTTAGTCAAATTCAAGGGGTTACGGGAAGCGAAATGCAAGTATCAGGAGGTAATATTTTAGTCGACAAGGCTCACGTTATTGTTACTGTGCAACCACGTAGACAGGCACCTTCCAACCTTTCCGAATATCTGGCCCAACGGATCGAGAAATTAAGCGGGTTCTCCCTGAAGTTCAAAAATTATTGAGCCTGAAGATTCGTATACCCTTTCAAATCACGACTGAAATTACTAGCATTCATGGACTCCTTGTAAATCACACTCGGTCGtttctaaaaaagaaaattattcaaCATAGTCTTATTCATCAATATGACGGCCTGATATGAACATCAGTAAGTGTTGATATATGCGACTTCAATCACATGCACTCCTTACTGGCGCCACTATCGCCTCCGGAGCCGAAGGATAAGGAGACGGCTCAGTGGCAGGTAGCGCGAGATAGAACATGCTGGCGCTCGAATTGAGCGGCAGTGGTATTGGCCGCTCCCGAGATCTcgcggcctaaataaaccgtggccacGGGGGCTTCGCGCCACCTCCCATAAATTGACACCGGACGACGGCACCCAGCCATGCTTCCGACAACGCACGCTCAGGCGCAAAGACAGAACAGGACCGCACCCTGGCTTTCCTTGCAGTATGTACTTTCGTACTCCAATACGTTGCCAAAAATAATTCTAATAGGGGAACAAAGTCGAATCGATGAACACCTTCCAATAAACCTTGCGCCGACTCAGTAGAGAGATTACAAAAAAGTATTTTAAATGTTCATCGAAGTTCGCAGGCAATTCTTCTCTagcattccaaaaaaaaaaagaaagaaagtatggCATATCTGTGGCGTTGTTTGAGATTGCAAGTGAATTAGgccagaataattttttttcgcaattcGTATCCTAGTGTGTATTTGTGGCGCATGGTACAAGACACGCATCTTCACGCGTTCAGAGTTGTTCtcgctttgttttttttgtgtACATGAATATCATTTCGTTTAACCTCTTCCGTGCTCGGGTCTCTTTTCCTTTCATTCACACCCATTCTCTAACTGTACTGATACATTCGACTGGTCTTTTGAGCGCACTGTCGCAGCGGTGCTATGGTCgtgtaaaaacaaaaattaatATTACAAAAACTTTAGTAGCATTATTAAGGCAAGGATGAAAGCTGGGCTGGACCGTATGGATCTATTCTGATCAACAAAACGGCGTGAAAAACAAGTGGACAAAGAAAAGAAGTAGCCAAGTTGTTGGCTACGTTTCTTTTCCCAGTGTTTCTCGCGCTGATTTGTTCTTGTGTATAAGCTATTCGAACTTTGTTAACCATATAGGAGCGTACTAATTGTCACGATAAATGTTAGTTGCTTCGATGAAAGATCTTCGAAGCTTCGTTAGAACTCTTGTAAACGACCAGTAGAATGTTCTTTAGCAAACTTCCAGTTATCCGCTCTGCGAATCTCATAGCTACCCACGTTCGTTAATTTTTCGTAATCTGAACAAGACTATCCGTTAGCCCCGTTTGCTTAAGCCACACGTTTCCTGATTTCTAACACTATGCAGTCTGTCCTTTTCCCTTTCATCGCTTGATGTGCGGTCCTTCGCTCCCACTCAAGCTTACTTACCTTCGAAGCATGCGGCTTTAATGGAACACAATGATTGCAGATTTCTGCTTTCACGAATAACTGCAGGCTGCCAGTCAAAACGTAGGAGTGCCTGCAACGTAACCTATAACCTATTCTAAGATCCTAGGAATTTACTTATACCGAGATTCTCAGGATTAAAACATACAATtctgggttttacatgccaaaaccacgatatagtaatgaggcacaccatagtgggcaacaaaagctagtctagtaacattGGTAGTGGGGGAGTGCACAATAATTTTCACCATCTAGGTTTGTTTACCGCGCTCCCAATGCACAGCACAGGAAGTTTTTGCATGTCGCCGCCATTGAAATCCATCAGCCGTAGCCTGAATTccatcccgcgccctcgggcgtAGCTGCTCAACGCCAAAGCGTGCTAACGTTTAGCCGCCGtggtcatcatcataatcagcctatattatgtctactgcaggacgaaggcaatCGCCTGGCAATCGCCTGGCAATCTCAAATTACCTATGTcccgcgccaaccgattccaactagcgcccgcgaatttgctaGCTTCATCGCTCCGCCTAGTCttcagccgtcctcgactgcCCTTCCCTTCTCTCAGCACTCATTCTGCAACCGTAATGGTCCACcgcttatctaacctacgcattgcatgactgccctgctccatttctttctcttaatgtcagttagaatatcggctctacccgtttgctctctgatccacaccggtgtcttcctgtctcttaatgttacgtataacattcttcgttctatcgctctttgcgcggtccttaacttgttctcaagcttctttgtcagtctccaagtttccgcCGCGTATTTTAGCACGgataaaatgcattgattgtaaacctttcttttcaatgataatggcaggCTTttagtcaggatctgacaatgtctgccgtttGCGCTCCaccctatttttattcttctgtatatttcTTTCTCACGATCAGAATTCCCTTTGATTAATTGACCtacgtaaacgtactccttcatacACACTAGAAGCTGACTGACGTTCCTTAACTCTTGGTcatttgcccggctattcatcattatttttATCTTCTGTACattgatcttcaaccccactcttacatttcctctgttaaggtcctcaatcatttgttgcaactcgtccccggtgttgctgaacaggacaatgtcatctgaaaatcgaaggttgctgagatatttgccgttgatcctcaaTCCTAAGCCTTTCCTggttaatagcttgaacacttcttccaagcaagcagtgaataaCGTTGGAGAGAGTGTGTCTCTTTGTCTGACTCCTTTATAGGTAGCTTCccatttttcttgtggagaattaaggtaggtgtggaatctctgtagatattttccagtatACTTACGTAAGCCTGGTAtgtctattgaatcaaatg is a window from the Dermacentor variabilis isolate Ectoservices chromosome 3, ASM5094787v1, whole genome shotgun sequence genome containing:
- the LOC142576430 gene encoding 3-alpha-hydroxysteroid sulfotransferase-like, which produces MLRSPEKAFWHSREPVVITFSGVMAPRKPYCQIIDGVPRCPGLEPELFRNSLNFRAEKGDLVQCTYPKAGTHWVMYTLELILKEGDPVPNHTEFLRNVRFIGRMETEGWQSPLPVRLFTTHEPLTKDTMNPEAKYVYVARNPWDTCVSFYHMATSLSMFKFRDGTFEEFFDAFMRGDFGYGDYFDHVASGYELRNELNVLFLTYEDLKKDTRGAALRLAHFLGDRYGKRLEGDEDLLRTLLDRMTAEYMQNVLVLDVQGVDPAWKTRRTETTIPYKSAYGGDLRKYRLVRNGKPGDWKSYFSPEQLRRVEAKILDRGRGAQFMELWKDIREETIAASLG